The Pseudofrankia sp. DC12 region AGGCTGCTTCAGGTCAATGTCCCCGAACCGCTGCTCGGTCACCAGGCAGTCGCCAGCCCGGCCACCCGCCGCCGGCGAGAGGCCGACGGGCGACGCGTGGAGCGGACCAGACCGGGCACCGTCAGAGACCGTCGCGAAGCTGACAGCGCCCACCACGCGCCCGATATTCCCGGATCGCCCGTCCGCCGCATCCTCGAGTGGCGGCCCGCCTCGCGGGACGCGTGCTATCGGCTCCCGGCCGAGGTGACCTGGACGCCGTCGCGGTCGACGGCGAGCGGGAGGACGGCGAAGCCGGGCGCGGGCACGCCAACCGCGGCGGCGGCCTGCCCACCTCCAACGGCGAGTGCGAGCACGGTCGGGCCGGAGCCGGAGAGCACGCTCGCCACGCCCGCAGCCCGCAGCCGTTCGACGAGCGCGGCCGACTCGGGCACGGCGGGCAGCCGGTACGGCTGGTGCAGCCGGTCCTCGGTGGCCGCCAGCATCAGCCGGCCGCGCGCGCCGACGTCGGCCGCCGGTTCGCCCAGGGTGCCCGGCGTGGCTACGGGCGAGGTGAGCGCGAGGGCGAGCAGACCGGCGCGGCCGGCCGAGAACGACGCGTCCGCGTGTGCCAGCCGTTCCGGCAGCCGGCCACGGGAGTCCGCGGTCGACGTTCGGACCGACGGCACGAACGCGACCGGGCGCAGCTCGGTGACCGGCTCGGCGCGGTGGACCGCCACGCCATCGGGCCCGGTCCAGGCGACGGTGAAGCCGCCGAACAGCGCGGCGGCGACGTTGTCCGGGTGCCCCTCGATCGCGGTCGCCACCCGCAGTGCCCCGGACCGGTCGAACGCGTTGGCCCCGCTGGTGAGGCCGCCATCGGCGGGCGAACCTGAGGTGCCATCCGCGCCGGCCAAGTACGCGGCAGGGTCGAGAGCCCAGGCGGCGGCCACGCCGGCGACGATCGCAGCGGCGGACGAGCCGAGACCGCGGCCGTGCGGGATCCGGTTGACGCAGCGCACCTCCAGGCCCGGCTGCGGCCGGCCCAGCTCGTCGAACGTGGCGCGGATAGCGCCCACGACCAGGTTGTCCTCGCCGTCGGAGACCTGCTCGGCGCCCGTGACGCTGACCGAGAGTCCGTGACGGCGCAGCGTCACCTCGACGTCGTCGTAGTAGCCGAGGGCCAGCCCGTAGGCGTCGAAGCCCGGGCCGAGGTTCGCGCTCGTGGCCGGCACCCGGACCCGGACGCCGACACTCGGCCCGTCCTCGTCCAGCTCAGCGCCCGGCTGCCCAGCGGTGGGCGCCGCGCCGCTCGCCGCCGTCATGGCATCAGCCAGGCCCGCCGCCCCGCTGGCGGACGAGCGGCCGAAGACCCCGGTCAAGGCCTGGCCCGGTCCGTCGCCACCAAGGGCCGTCGCACCAGGACCGGCGCGGAAGGGGCAGGGGTCACCGCCGCAGCCCGAGCGCCTCGGCCGCGCCAGCGACGGTCGGCCGGATGGTCTCCGGCTTGGCCGCGCCGCTGATCGCCCAGTCGGGGTCCTTCAGCCCGTTGCCGGTGACCGTGCACACGATCCGCTGGCCTGGGTCGATCGTGCCGGCCTCGTGCGCGGCGAGCAGCCCGGCGACGCTGGCGGCACTGGACGGCTCGACAAACACGCCCTCGGTGCGGGCGAGCAGCCGGTAGGCGGCCAGGATCTGCCGGTCGTTCACCGCGTCGATCAGCCCGCCGGACGAGTCCCGCGCGTCGACGGCGAAGTCCCAGGAGGCCGGGTTGCCGATCCGGATCGCGGTCGCGATCGTCTGCGGCGAGGTGACGACGCTGCCGCGCACGATCGGCGCGGCGCCGGCGGCCTGGAAGCCGAACATCCGCGGCCGCCCGGTGCCCGCTTCCTTGTCCGCCTCCAGG contains the following coding sequences:
- a CDS encoding homoserine kinase, which produces MTAASGAAPTAGQPGAELDEDGPSVGVRVRVPATSANLGPGFDAYGLALGYYDDVEVTLRRHGLSVSVTGAEQVSDGEDNLVVGAIRATFDELGRPQPGLEVRCVNRIPHGRGLGSSAAAIVAGVAAAWALDPAAYLAGADGTSGSPADGGLTSGANAFDRSGALRVATAIEGHPDNVAAALFGGFTVAWTGPDGVAVHRAEPVTELRPVAFVPSVRTSTADSRGRLPERLAHADASFSAGRAGLLALALTSPVATPGTLGEPAADVGARGRLMLAATEDRLHQPYRLPAVPESAALVERLRAAGVASVLSGSGPTVLALAVGGGQAAAAVGVPAPGFAVLPLAVDRDGVQVTSAGSR